One segment of Marvinbryantia formatexigens DSM 14469 DNA contains the following:
- a CDS encoding sugar transferase produces the protein MGKREHYKRVIMFLASVLILALETAIFAAVWFKCFAKTDVIGRGFVRGNYVIIGQYALMLYLFFRIYGGFKVGYLRVFEVLFSQILSVICVNIITYLQMALIGRWKFGTNAVPFIYMTAIDLVIVVIWVVGMRWVYARIYPPRKMLLIYGDKNPHDLIRKISSREDKYNICEKVHLSRGEDYIQKKIDEYPAVILADIPAHERNVYLKYCFEKDIRCYSIPKISDILLRNADDIHLFDTTLLLSRNRRLTAEQLFVKRAMDIVFSLLGLVLASPFMLIIAVLIKAYDGGPVFYKQPRLTKDGKVFYILKFRSMKVESETQGARLACKEDDRITPVGRVIRNIHFDELPQIFNILKGDMSLVGPRPERPEIAAQYRREIPEFDYRLKVKAGLTGYAQVYGKYNTTPYDKLKLDLTYIETYSVILDIKLLMLTFKILFQKENTEGVEPWQVTAATKENGRESPEEKENSAAK, from the coding sequence ATGGGAAAAAGAGAACATTATAAAAGAGTCATCATGTTTCTGGCGTCCGTGCTGATACTTGCACTGGAAACAGCGATTTTTGCGGCTGTCTGGTTTAAATGCTTTGCGAAAACAGACGTGATAGGCAGGGGGTTCGTGCGTGGCAACTATGTCATCATCGGACAGTATGCCCTTATGCTTTACCTGTTTTTCCGCATTTACGGAGGCTTTAAGGTGGGATATCTGCGGGTGTTTGAAGTATTATTCTCGCAGATCCTGTCTGTTATCTGCGTCAATATCATTACCTACCTGCAGATGGCGCTGATCGGGCGCTGGAAATTCGGCACAAACGCCGTCCCGTTTATCTATATGACGGCAATCGACCTGGTAATCGTCGTAATCTGGGTAGTGGGAATGCGTTGGGTATACGCGCGGATCTATCCGCCGCGCAAGATGCTGCTGATATACGGAGACAAAAATCCGCACGACCTCATCCGGAAAATTTCCTCCCGTGAGGATAAGTACAACATCTGTGAGAAGGTGCACCTGTCACGGGGAGAAGATTATATCCAGAAGAAAATTGATGAGTACCCGGCGGTCATTCTGGCGGACATTCCGGCACATGAGCGCAATGTTTATCTGAAATACTGCTTCGAGAAGGACATCCGCTGCTACAGCATTCCGAAAATTTCCGATATTCTTCTGCGGAATGCAGACGATATCCATTTGTTTGATACGACGCTGCTGCTGTCCCGCAACCGCAGGCTGACGGCGGAGCAGCTTTTCGTAAAGCGCGCGATGGATATTGTATTTTCGCTGCTCGGTCTTGTGCTGGCGTCGCCGTTTATGCTGATTATCGCGGTGCTGATCAAGGCGTATGACGGGGGGCCGGTGTTTTATAAGCAGCCGCGTCTGACGAAGGATGGAAAGGTGTTTTATATTCTGAAATTCCGCAGCATGAAGGTGGAATCGGAGACGCAGGGCGCGCGGCTTGCCTGCAAGGAGGACGACCGTATCACCCCGGTGGGGAGAGTTATCCGCAATATCCACTTTGATGAGCTTCCGCAGATTTTCAACATCTTAAAGGGAGATATGTCGCTGGTGGGACCGCGCCCGGAGCGCCCGGAGATTGCAGCGCAGTACCGCCGGGAAATCCCCGAATTTGATTATCGTCTGAAGGTCAAGGCGGGACTTACCGGCTATGCGCAGGTTTATGGAAAATACAACACGACGCCGTATGATAAGCTGAAGCTGGATCTGACTTATATCGAGACGTACTCGGTCATACTGGATATCAAGCTTCTGATGCTTACCTTTAAAATTCTCTTCCAGAAGGAGAATACGGAGGGCGTGGAGCCGTGGCAGGTGACCGCGGCGACAAAAGAGAACGGCAGGGAGAGTCCGGAAGAAAAGGAAAATTCCGCCGCAAAGTGA
- a CDS encoding DUF6077 domain-containing protein: protein MVVVLKCLAAVFWLVIVPFLIGNLLQRAAGRRMGIAWSFIAGYLAMFALLEVIFVPLILLRAPFHTAVYLMAGALLLLSLLSVFLCGKAAAAEIRGSVGALRHQPAIWYAAAVLVLLQAAMYAVFMVTDLDDAYFVATAATSLECDTMYQHSPYTGELMTTLEMRYVLSPMPMFIAFIARCTGFHAAVVAHTVLPVFLVVLAYLVYGFIGKTFFPENRKDIGLFLVFLSLIHISSYYSAYTQGTFLLIRIWQGKAVLAAILLPLLFCLCCRVLSPQHGKGDWQMMILTVLSCCMVSSMGIALVPVMLGMFAVLSVISRRSWKTAGQLLLCGAPCAVLGVLYLVLLKIQ, encoded by the coding sequence ATGGTTGTGGTTTTAAAATGTCTGGCGGCAGTGTTCTGGCTTGTGATCGTGCCGTTTCTGATTGGAAATCTGCTGCAGAGGGCAGCCGGACGGCGGATGGGTATCGCGTGGAGCTTTATAGCCGGATATCTGGCGATGTTCGCATTGCTGGAAGTGATCTTTGTCCCGCTGATATTGCTCAGAGCGCCGTTTCATACGGCGGTGTATCTGATGGCGGGCGCGCTGCTTCTGCTGAGTCTGCTGTCTGTTTTCCTGTGCGGGAAGGCTGCTGCGGCAGAAATCCGCGGCAGCGTGGGAGCGCTGCGGCATCAGCCGGCGATATGGTATGCGGCGGCGGTACTTGTCCTGCTGCAGGCGGCAATGTATGCGGTATTTATGGTGACGGACCTTGACGATGCTTATTTTGTCGCCACGGCGGCGACCTCCCTGGAGTGCGATACGATGTATCAGCACAGTCCCTATACCGGGGAGCTGATGACGACGCTGGAAATGCGCTATGTGCTCTCACCGATGCCGATGTTCATTGCCTTTATCGCAAGATGCACGGGCTTTCATGCGGCGGTGGTGGCGCATACGGTTCTGCCGGTATTTCTGGTAGTGCTCGCTTATCTCGTTTACGGTTTTATCGGAAAAACGTTTTTTCCGGAAAACCGGAAGGATATCGGGCTGTTTCTGGTGTTTCTCTCTCTGATTCATATAAGCTCCTATTATTCAGCCTACACCCAGGGGACTTTTCTGCTTATCCGTATCTGGCAGGGAAAAGCAGTTTTAGCAGCCATTTTGCTGCCGCTGCTTTTCTGCCTGTGCTGCCGGGTGCTGTCGCCGCAGCATGGAAAGGGAGACTGGCAGATGATGATTCTCACGGTGCTTTCCTGCTGCATGGTATCGTCTATGGGTATTGCACTGGTTCCGGTGATGCTGGGAATGTTCGCGGTTCTGTCCGTAATTTCGCGCAGGTCCTGGAAAACGGCGGGGCAGCTTCTGCTGTGCGGCGCGCCGTGCGCCGTGCTTGGCGTTCTTTATCTGGTGCTGCTGAAGATACAATAG
- a CDS encoding L,D-transpeptidase family protein, translating to MKKKQFFASLFLLVCMLFAMSVAASAYKNQWVTTNGSTYYYGSNGKMYTGGPKAIKKNGKTYLYLFDSKGRLVKNQLTYVKSSKKLYLSLSDGHLLTGFGTWKGQTYYGTSKGYLRTGLQKYGGKYYYFNSSNGQAVKRAWKKVGKYYYYFNGKGRAYHGAVYTINGDKYYFDKDAHRVTGVQKVGDYYYCFHIKTGKMVYGWRKYNGQTYYFANNSKMKGRACTNGIYKISGKRYYFNNLGARQTGWIVLGTKRYYFDPKDGGAQVYGKKTINGTTYNFGTKGYVTYTPSGNMTIRVNRAKNVVTIYDGNTPVKAMACSVGLNNATPVGTFYIQSHYRWWTLDGPTTGQYCSHFLSSYLFHSVPMSGTDHNPYNVAASDYNKLGQAASHGCVRLCVADARWIYYNCPIGTKVVISDKEATPLGKPAVVKMKAGTVGKDPTDIWS from the coding sequence ATGAAGAAGAAACAGTTCTTTGCATCTTTGTTTCTGCTGGTTTGTATGCTGTTCGCCATGTCCGTGGCGGCCTCCGCATACAAAAACCAATGGGTGACCACAAACGGTTCTACCTATTACTACGGCAGCAACGGAAAAATGTACACCGGCGGTCCGAAAGCAATCAAAAAGAACGGCAAGACCTATCTGTACCTGTTTGATTCCAAAGGACGCCTGGTAAAGAATCAGCTCACCTATGTGAAGAGCAGCAAAAAGCTGTATTTAAGCCTGTCGGACGGACATCTGCTCACCGGCTTCGGCACCTGGAAGGGGCAGACCTACTACGGCACCAGCAAGGGCTATCTGCGCACCGGGCTTCAGAAATACGGCGGCAAGTATTACTACTTTAATTCCTCCAACGGACAGGCGGTAAAGCGCGCCTGGAAGAAGGTCGGAAAATACTACTACTATTTTAACGGAAAAGGAAGAGCCTATCACGGCGCAGTGTACACCATCAACGGCGACAAATATTACTTTGATAAAGACGCCCACCGTGTCACCGGCGTCCAGAAGGTTGGCGACTATTACTACTGCTTCCATATTAAAACCGGAAAAATGGTATACGGCTGGAGAAAGTACAATGGTCAGACCTACTATTTCGCCAATAATTCAAAAATGAAGGGGCGCGCCTGCACAAACGGTATCTATAAGATCAGCGGCAAGCGTTACTACTTCAACAATCTCGGCGCACGCCAGACCGGCTGGATCGTGCTGGGAACAAAGCGCTACTATTTCGACCCGAAGGATGGCGGCGCACAGGTTTACGGCAAGAAGACCATAAACGGAACCACCTACAACTTCGGCACCAAGGGCTATGTCACCTACACGCCGAGCGGAAACATGACCATCCGCGTAAACCGCGCAAAGAATGTCGTTACGATTTATGACGGCAACACGCCGGTAAAAGCAATGGCCTGCTCCGTTGGTCTGAATAACGCCACACCGGTCGGCACCTTCTACATACAGAGCCACTACCGCTGGTGGACACTCGACGGTCCGACGACAGGACAGTATTGCAGCCATTTTCTTTCCTCGTACCTGTTCCACTCTGTACCGATGAGCGGAACAGACCATAATCCATACAATGTAGCCGCCAGCGACTACAACAAGCTCGGTCAGGCAGCTTCCCACGGATGCGTCCGTCTCTGCGTTGCCGATGCAAGGTGGATCTACTATAATTGTCCAATCGGCACAAAGGTCGTTATTTCCGACAAGGAAGCGACCCCGCTTGGAAAACCGGCAGTTGTAAAGATGAAAGCCGGTACTGTCGGAAAGGACCCGACCGATATCTGGAGTTAA
- a CDS encoding HPr family phosphocarrier protein, which translates to MVSQTFVIRNQAGLHLKPAAMLCTEAIKYKSSVTLFSADTETNAKSVLSVLSACVKCNDSITLSCDGPDEEEALENLGKLIMSGLGE; encoded by the coding sequence ATGGTGAGCCAGACGTTTGTAATCAGAAACCAGGCGGGACTGCATCTGAAACCGGCGGCGATGCTGTGTACGGAGGCGATAAAGTATAAGTCGTCTGTCACGCTGTTTTCTGCGGATACGGAGACAAATGCAAAGAGCGTTCTCAGCGTGCTGAGCGCGTGCGTGAAGTGTAATGACAGCATTACGCTGTCCTGCGACGGACCGGACGAAGAGGAGGCACTGGAAAACCTTGGAAAGCTGATTATGAGCGGACTGGGGGAATAA
- a CDS encoding YbbR-like domain-containing protein → MKYKLTRNIGLKLLSVLTACLIWLVVMDSNDPEKQQVYRNIPVTIKNQDTITNANKTYTVVDGTDKVSVYVTARRSVRSRLSTASFTVRADLENYNEAIGSVPLEVTCSDPSVAQEDMRIQPASMKIELEDKVEQTFGIAATVSGNTAKGFEVGKTTVLTGDTIKIAGPESLIDIIGKVTVPVDVTYMSEDSIQQLPVRIEDKNGAELTNSQWSNLELKNMDGVVLKDNLAEVGIEVWRIYGEIELQAELTGAPADGYEVTDVSISPSTVNLTASASAIEKIGTTLKLTDTLDISGASENKEFTVDLSNTLSQYDEVRLEADVSSAVVVTVTIDEVGSKTIEFPVSELTLRNAPSGKRLIFSPTDQLAINIRSTDELLDGIGVEDIRAEIDLEKCQSNGSYTLPVTVTLPEGCELGAEVTIVVNVEDEEREAEGELQTEE, encoded by the coding sequence ATGAAATATAAACTGACACGTAATATTGGGCTGAAGCTGCTTTCTGTTCTGACTGCCTGTCTCATCTGGCTGGTCGTTATGGACAGCAACGACCCGGAAAAGCAGCAGGTGTACCGGAATATCCCGGTAACGATAAAAAACCAGGATACGATTACCAATGCAAATAAAACATACACGGTGGTTGACGGAACGGATAAGGTGAGCGTTTATGTGACGGCGCGCCGGTCAGTGCGCTCCAGACTGAGCACAGCAAGCTTTACCGTGCGCGCGGATCTGGAAAATTATAATGAAGCAATCGGGTCGGTTCCGCTGGAGGTGACCTGCTCGGACCCGTCGGTGGCACAGGAGGATATGCGCATCCAGCCGGCTTCCATGAAGATTGAGCTGGAGGATAAGGTGGAACAGACCTTCGGCATCGCCGCCACTGTTTCCGGAAACACGGCGAAGGGTTTTGAGGTGGGTAAAACGACAGTGCTTACCGGAGATACCATCAAGATTGCCGGACCGGAGTCCCTGATTGATATTATCGGAAAGGTGACGGTTCCGGTGGATGTGACTTATATGTCGGAGGACAGCATCCAGCAGCTTCCGGTGCGCATCGAGGATAAAAACGGTGCGGAGCTGACGAACAGTCAGTGGAGTAATCTGGAGCTGAAAAATATGGACGGGGTCGTTCTGAAGGATAATCTGGCGGAGGTAGGCATTGAAGTCTGGCGGATTTACGGCGAGATTGAGCTGCAGGCGGAGCTGACGGGAGCGCCTGCGGACGGCTATGAGGTGACGGATGTATCTATTTCACCGTCCACAGTCAACCTGACGGCATCGGCGTCGGCGATTGAGAAAATCGGCACCACGCTGAAGCTGACGGATACCCTCGATATTTCCGGTGCGTCGGAGAACAAGGAGTTTACCGTGGATCTGAGCAATACTCTGAGCCAGTACGATGAGGTGCGGCTGGAGGCGGATGTCTCTTCTGCGGTGGTAGTTACGGTGACGATTGACGAGGTGGGAAGTAAGACCATTGAATTCCCGGTGTCGGAGCTGACACTGCGCAATGCGCCGTCCGGCAAGCGGCTGATTTTCTCACCGACCGATCAGCTTGCCATCAATATCCGTTCTACGGATGAGCTGCTGGACGGTATTGGCGTGGAGGATATCCGGGCGGAAATCGACCTGGAAAAGTGCCAGTCGAATGGAAGCTATACATTGCCTGTGACGGTTACGCTGCCGGAGGGCTGCGAGCTGGGTGCCGAGGTGACAATCGTGGTAAATGTAGAAGACGAAGAACGGGAAGCGGAAGGAGAGCTTCAGACGGAGGAATAG
- the cdaA gene encoding diadenylate cyclase CdaA codes for MWFGSHFPWLKVPAITIGVIDIIEIIILSFLVYSVLVWIKRSRAWTLLKGMLLVGCFIALAYLFNMDTLTFIIEKGLNIIIMGALVIFQPELRKVLEQLGEKELLSSIIPAGTVKEVVQRCSDRTINEIVRASLEMAKVKTGALMVIEENETLAEYERTGIAIDAVVSSQLLINIFEHNTPLHDGAVIIRGDKIVSATCYLPLSDSQNLSKELGTRHRAGVGVSEVTDSLTIIVSEETGKISIAKKGVLTRNVTEEILRAQLVTLQNKSVNSIKLISRKGFPFGRKGKRDAEKGSK; via the coding sequence ATGTGGTTTGGCAGTCATTTTCCGTGGCTGAAGGTGCCTGCTATAACAATAGGGGTTATCGATATTATCGAGATTATCATTCTTTCCTTTCTGGTATACAGCGTGCTGGTATGGATCAAACGGAGCAGGGCGTGGACACTTCTGAAAGGAATGCTTTTGGTTGGTTGCTTTATTGCTCTGGCATATCTGTTTAATATGGACACACTCACCTTTATCATTGAAAAAGGACTGAATATCATCATTATGGGTGCGCTTGTCATTTTCCAGCCGGAGCTGCGCAAGGTGCTGGAGCAGCTGGGAGAAAAGGAACTGCTTTCCAGTATTATTCCGGCGGGCACGGTAAAAGAGGTCGTGCAGCGCTGCAGTGACCGTACGATTAACGAGATCGTTCGGGCGTCGCTGGAAATGGCAAAGGTGAAGACCGGCGCGCTGATGGTAATCGAGGAGAATGAGACGCTTGCGGAGTACGAGCGCACGGGGATCGCAATCGACGCCGTGGTATCCAGCCAGCTTCTGATCAACATTTTTGAACATAACACGCCCCTGCACGACGGTGCGGTCATCATCAGAGGAGACAAAATCGTTTCCGCAACCTGCTATCTGCCGCTGTCGGACAGCCAGAATCTCAGCAAGGAGCTTGGAACGCGGCACCGCGCCGGTGTTGGCGTCAGCGAGGTGACGGATTCTCTCACGATTATTGTTTCGGAGGAGACCGGAAAGATATCGATTGCGAAGAAGGGGGTTCTCACCAGAAATGTTACGGAAGAAATTCTGCGCGCGCAGCTTGTCACGCTTCAGAATAAATCGGTAAATTCCATAAAGCTGATTAGCAGGAAAGGATTTCCGTTCGGGCGAAAGGGAAAAAGGGACGCGGAGAAAGGAAGCAAATAG
- a CDS encoding ComF family protein, protein MRSEKGKNGFWKQAARDAGMAALDLVLPRRCPLCGKLSEGICEKCREELPYIRGAVCFRCGRPLADDTEEYCPSCSSGRLAYTQGRALYLYRSPLKESLYAVKYQNKREYLEYYAQEIAEHLGEYLQKWRPQVLIPVPMHSSARRRRGYNQAELLARELGGLLSLPVRCDVLEKVRKTANQKELDYRARRSNLKGAFAVSEKYAAAGAGSKLAEMEDARARSGLVEMEDAGAGSKLAEMEDARARSSLPETAGSGERRLPWERILLVDDVYTTGSTIHEAASVLRSAGVKYVYFVTICMAG, encoded by the coding sequence ATGAGGTCTGAAAAGGGAAAGAATGGATTCTGGAAGCAGGCGGCGCGGGACGCTGGAATGGCGGCGCTGGATCTGGTGCTGCCGCGCAGGTGCCCTCTGTGCGGGAAGCTGTCAGAGGGAATCTGTGAAAAATGCAGAGAGGAGCTTCCATATATCAGAGGGGCGGTCTGCTTTCGCTGCGGGCGGCCGCTGGCGGATGATACGGAGGAATATTGTCCCTCCTGCAGCAGCGGGAGACTTGCTTATACGCAGGGACGCGCGCTGTATCTGTACAGGAGTCCGCTGAAGGAATCGCTGTATGCAGTGAAATATCAGAACAAGAGGGAATATCTGGAATATTATGCGCAGGAGATTGCGGAGCATCTGGGAGAGTATCTGCAGAAATGGCGGCCGCAGGTGCTGATTCCGGTTCCGATGCATTCTTCTGCCAGAAGAAGGCGGGGCTATAACCAGGCGGAGCTTCTGGCAAGGGAGCTGGGCGGTCTGCTGTCGCTTCCGGTGCGGTGCGATGTGCTGGAAAAAGTGAGAAAAACGGCGAATCAGAAGGAGCTGGATTACCGTGCCCGCAGAAGCAATTTAAAAGGCGCCTTCGCCGTTTCGGAAAAATATGCGGCAGCCGGAGCCGGAAGCAAGCTGGCGGAAATGGAGGATGCCAGAGCCAGGAGCGGTCTGGTGGAAATGGAGGATGCCGGAGCCGGGAGCAAGCTGGCGGAAATGGAGGATGCCAGAGCCAGGAGCAGTCTGCCGGAAACAGCGGGCAGCGGGGAGCGCCGCCTGCCGTGGGAGCGCATCCTCCTGGTGGACGATGTTTACACGACGGGAAGCACCATCCACGAGGCGGCGTCGGTATTAAGAAGCGCCGGTGTAAAATATGTATATTTTGTAACCATATGTATGGCGGGATAG
- a CDS encoding ATP-dependent RecD-like DNA helicase, giving the protein MEKVSGYVEHIIYRNEENGYTVMVLVCDGEEVTCVGTLQSAAEGELIEAEGGYTEHSTYGRQFQISSYEYKTPEDELSIERYLGSGAVKGVGMALAARIVRRFKGDTFRIIEEEPERLAEVKGISERKAREIAQQMEEKRDMRKAMLFLQQYGISTALAMKIYNQYGASLYQIVRENPYKLADDIAGVGFKAADEIASRVGIHTDSDFRIKSGLLYVLAQAMTEGHVYLPQPELMRRASELLGVSLEAMEALLPDLAIERKIVIKDVPGAGQGSDGEEVRVPGVYSASNYYLELNTAKMLHDLNISAEISEEAVQRRLEQIEQETGTKLEELQKEAAAAAVSHGLLVITGGPGTGKTTTINALIHYFASEGLEILLAAPTGRAAKRMTEATGYGAQTIHRLLEVSGAVEESSAHTHFERNMQNPLEADVIIIDEMSMVDIFLMHALLSAVTPGTRLIMVGDVNQLPSVGPGCVLKDIIESERFPVVRLTKIFRQASESDIVVNAHKINSGEHVVLDNKSRDFFFLKRDEANIIIRVVLALVQQKLPKYVDAKPYDIQVLTPMRKGLLGVERLNTILQQYLNPPAPDKREREHAGGVFREGDKVMQIKNNYQAEWEIRGKYGIAVEKGVGIFNGDMGIVREINTYAEMLTVEFDEGRFVDYSFKQLEELELAYAVTIHKSQGSEYPAVVIPLLAGPRMLMNRNLLYTAVTRARKCVTLVGSAEVFYQMIDNRFEQKRYSTLKERICEWNV; this is encoded by the coding sequence ATGGAAAAGGTTTCTGGATATGTGGAGCATATCATATACCGCAATGAGGAAAACGGTTATACAGTGATGGTGCTGGTCTGCGACGGCGAGGAGGTGACATGCGTCGGAACGCTGCAGTCCGCCGCGGAAGGAGAGCTGATCGAGGCGGAGGGCGGCTATACGGAGCACAGTACCTACGGAAGGCAGTTTCAGATTTCTTCTTATGAATATAAGACGCCGGAGGACGAGCTTTCCATAGAACGCTATCTCGGCTCCGGGGCGGTGAAAGGCGTTGGCATGGCGCTTGCTGCGCGGATCGTGCGGCGCTTTAAGGGCGACACCTTCCGCATCATCGAGGAAGAACCGGAGAGACTGGCGGAGGTGAAGGGTATCAGTGAGCGCAAGGCGCGGGAAATTGCGCAGCAGATGGAGGAAAAGCGCGACATGCGAAAGGCAATGCTTTTTCTGCAGCAGTACGGGATCTCCACCGCGCTTGCAATGAAAATTTACAACCAGTATGGGGCGTCTCTCTACCAGATCGTGCGGGAAAATCCGTACAAACTGGCAGATGATATCGCCGGCGTCGGCTTTAAGGCTGCCGATGAAATTGCATCCAGAGTGGGTATTCATACCGACTCTGATTTTCGTATAAAAAGCGGACTTCTGTATGTGCTGGCGCAGGCGATGACGGAGGGGCATGTGTACCTGCCGCAGCCGGAGCTGATGCGGCGTGCATCGGAGCTGCTTGGCGTTTCCCTGGAGGCGATGGAGGCACTGCTGCCGGATCTGGCAATTGAGCGGAAAATTGTCATAAAGGACGTGCCGGGCGCAGGGCAGGGAAGCGACGGGGAGGAAGTGCGGGTTCCCGGCGTTTACAGCGCTTCCAATTATTATCTGGAGCTGAACACGGCGAAAATGCTGCATGACCTGAATATTTCAGCGGAAATATCAGAGGAAGCCGTGCAGCGTCGTCTGGAGCAGATCGAGCAGGAGACCGGGACAAAGCTGGAAGAGCTGCAGAAGGAGGCGGCGGCAGCGGCGGTGAGCCACGGACTGCTGGTGATTACGGGAGGTCCTGGCACCGGAAAAACAACGACCATCAACGCGCTGATTCATTATTTTGCTTCCGAAGGGCTGGAGATTCTGCTGGCGGCGCCGACCGGGAGAGCGGCGAAGCGCATGACGGAAGCTACGGGCTATGGGGCGCAGACGATTCACCGGCTGCTGGAGGTATCCGGCGCGGTGGAGGAATCCTCGGCGCACACCCATTTTGAGCGTAATATGCAGAATCCCCTGGAGGCGGACGTCATTATTATTGATGAAATGTCGATGGTGGACATTTTTCTGATGCACGCGCTGCTGAGCGCGGTCACGCCGGGCACGCGGCTGATTATGGTGGGCGATGTCAATCAGCTTCCGTCCGTGGGACCGGGATGCGTCCTGAAAGATATCATTGAATCGGAGCGCTTTCCGGTTGTGCGTCTGACGAAAATCTTTCGTCAGGCGAGCGAGAGCGACATTGTGGTGAATGCGCACAAAATCAACAGCGGGGAGCATGTTGTGCTGGATAACAAAAGCCGTGACTTTTTCTTCTTAAAGCGCGATGAGGCGAATATTATTATCCGTGTGGTGCTGGCGCTCGTCCAGCAGAAGCTTCCCAAATACGTGGACGCAAAGCCATATGATATCCAGGTGCTGACGCCGATGCGAAAGGGACTGCTCGGCGTGGAGAGGCTGAATACGATTCTGCAGCAGTATCTGAATCCGCCCGCTCCCGATAAGCGGGAGAGGGAGCACGCCGGCGGGGTATTCCGGGAGGGCGACAAGGTCATGCAGATAAAAAACAACTATCAGGCGGAGTGGGAGATACGCGGAAAATACGGCATTGCCGTGGAAAAAGGCGTCGGTATCTTTAACGGGGACATGGGCATCGTCCGCGAGATCAATACATATGCGGAAATGCTGACGGTGGAGTTCGACGAGGGGCGTTTTGTAGACTATTCCTTTAAGCAGCTTGAAGAGCTGGAGCTTGCGTATGCGGTGACGATTCATAAATCGCAGGGAAGCGAATATCCCGCCGTCGTGATTCCGCTGCTTGCCGGGCCGCGGATGCTGATGAACCGCAACCTGCTGTACACGGCGGTGACAAGGGCGCGCAAATGCGTGACGCTGGTCGGCTCCGCAGAGGTTTTTTATCAGATGATTGACAACCGCTTCGAGCAGAAGCGCTATTCTACGCTGAAGGAGCGGATCTGCGAGTGGAATGTATAA
- a CDS encoding rod shape-determining protein, giving the protein MNISDIGIDLGTASILVYVRGKGVVLKEPSVVAFDRDANKIKAIGEEARMMLSRSTGNIVAIRPLKNGIISDYAVTEQVLKYFIQKASGKLSFKKPRISINLPGTVTEVEQKAIEDATYQAGAREVMLVPEPIAAAIGAEIDISKPCGKMIVDIGAGTCDAAILSLDGIVVDTTLKVAGDDFDNAIMHYVRTAHNLIIGERLAEDIKIHVGTAVERAQQKLMEVKGRDLTTGLPKTVRVSSEDIRQALQEPLSQITEAVHGVLEKTPPELAADIVERGIVLTGGGCLLDGMEELIEEKTGINTVTAEDPVSAVAIGVGRYPEVISGRARQDD; this is encoded by the coding sequence ATGAATATTTCTGATATCGGAATAGACCTTGGAACAGCCAGTATACTGGTTTATGTAAGAGGAAAAGGCGTTGTTCTGAAGGAGCCGTCTGTGGTGGCTTTCGACAGGGACGCCAATAAAATAAAGGCAATCGGCGAGGAAGCGCGCATGATGCTGAGCAGAAGTACGGGCAATATTGTCGCTATCCGTCCGCTGAAAAACGGTATTATTTCGGATTATGCAGTTACGGAACAGGTGCTGAAATATTTTATCCAGAAGGCAAGCGGAAAGCTGTCCTTTAAGAAGCCGCGCATCAGTATTAACCTGCCGGGAACGGTCACGGAGGTTGAGCAGAAGGCGATTGAGGACGCTACCTATCAGGCAGGGGCGCGCGAGGTGATGCTGGTGCCGGAACCGATTGCGGCGGCCATCGGTGCGGAGATCGATATCTCGAAGCCCTGCGGAAAAATGATTGTGGACATCGGCGCCGGTACCTGTGACGCGGCGATTCTTTCGCTGGATGGCATCGTGGTGGATACCACGCTGAAGGTGGCGGGAGACGATTTTGACAATGCGATTATGCATTATGTGCGGACGGCGCACAATCTGATTATCGGAGAACGGCTTGCGGAGGATATCAAGATCCATGTCGGCACAGCCGTGGAGCGCGCGCAGCAGAAACTGATGGAGGTGAAGGGCCGGGATTTGACGACCGGGCTGCCCAAGACGGTGCGCGTCAGCTCTGAGGATATCCGGCAGGCGCTGCAGGAGCCGCTTTCCCAGATTACGGAAGCGGTGCATGGCGTGCTGGAAAAAACACCGCCGGAGCTGGCGGCGGATATCGTGGAGCGCGGCATCGTGCTGACAGGCGGGGGCTGTCTGCTGGACGGCATGGAGGAGCTGATAGAAGAAAAAACCGGCATCAATACGGTGACGGCAGAGGACCCGGTTTCCGCGGTGGCAATCGGCGTCGGACGTTATCCGGAGGTCATTTCCGGGCGTGCGCGCCAGGACGACTGA